The Pochonia chlamydosporia 170 chromosome 1, whole genome shotgun sequence genome window below encodes:
- a CDS encoding phospholipase/carboxylesterase (similar to Cordyceps militaris CM01 XP_006672200.1): MDSSPLATIQVSPAQGQNHTHTVVFLHGRGDNAPKFCYSLQYSRDSQGRTLADAFPTFRWVFPQAPNRKCASQPAVDYNQWFDVWNVANFAENENLQAEGLREVVPKIRNILAKEADDLGGRWDKVILMGISMGSATSVHTLFNLDIPTAEKRLGAFIGFSGRCPFAGQTLEQIRKTVQVDSSPVGNDVLRNTPMLLEHCVDDPLVLVELGRKQREILRGFGANVAWREYQTGGHWFNSPHGMDDVVEFLKAVL; encoded by the coding sequence ATGGACTCATCTCCTCTCGCCACCATCCAAGTCTCCCCAGCCCAAGGCCAAAACCACACCCACACAGTCGTCTTCCTCCACGGCCGCGGCGACAACGCCCCCAAGTTCTGCTACTCACTCCAATACTCTCGTGACTCCCAGGGTCGCACTCTCGCCGACGCCTTCCCTACTTTCCGCTGGGTGTTTCCCCAAGCCCCCAATCGAAAATGCGCTAGCCAACCTGCCGTAGACTACAACCAGTGGTTCGACGTCTGGAACGTGGCCAACTTTGCGGAAAATGAGAACCTACAGGCAGAGGGACTGCGAGAAGTCGTGCCCAAGATTCgcaacatcttggccaaggaggcAGATGACCTTGGCGGAAGATGGGACAAGGTCATCCTGATGGGTATAAGCATGGGTTCGGCTACAAGCGTGCACACATTGTTCAACCTTGATATACCGACGGCGGAAAAACGACTCGGTGCTTTTATTGGCTTCAGTGGGCGTTGTCCGTTTGCTGGACAGACGCTGGAGCAGATACGCAAGACGGTTCAGGTGGATTCTTCGCCGGTGGGCAACGATGTTCTTAGGAATACGCCTATGCTGTTGGAGCACTGTGTGGACGAtccgttggtgttggtcgAGCTGGGTAGGAAGCAGCGCGAGATATTAAGAGGGTTTGGGGCGAATGTCGCGTGGAGGGAGTATCAGACTGGGGGTCATTGGTTCAATTCGCCGCATGGTAtggatgatgtggttgagtttTTGAAGGCAGTACTTTAG
- a CDS encoding NAD-P-binding protein (similar to Stereum hirsutum FP-91666 SS1 XP_007297999.1) — protein MSVLLGFLQNRFSAPSLQCLSPAIITNKTIIVTGASSGLGLEAARHYIRLGASRVILAVRSPSKGDEARRQILSSFPPDKALGSIDVWKLDLSSFASVQAFAKRATQELNTLDIAVLNAAVAKNHFSRTDDGWEESIQVNHLSNMLLALLLLPKMKQSATKDWKPRLTIVSSRGHQYVSEGEAWQTAPKILETLNGETHFGRLGHRYGLSKLLITYGAREIAKTATLKDGSCDVIVNYCCPGACKSDLQRDIDGFWQKAALGAVHMTICKTTEEGARTLVYASCLGEESHGRWIHNDRLKEPGELVTNETGKRLQAQIWRETLEVLAPYR, from the exons atgtccGTCCTCCTAGGCTTCCTCCAAAACCGCTTCTCAGCACCCTCCCTCCAATGCCTCTCCCCAGCCATAATCAccaacaaaaccatcatcgtcaccggCGCCAGCAGCGGCCTCGGCCTCGAAGCCGCCCGGCACTACATCCGCCTCGGCGCCTCTCGCGTCATCCTCGCCGTGCGATCCCCATCCAAAGGCGACGAAGCCCGGCGGCAAATCCTATCCAGTTTCCCCCCAGACAAAGCCCTCGGCTCCATTGACGTGTGGAAGCTCGACCTCTCGAGCTTTGCGTCAGTCCAGGCGTTTGCGAAGCGAGCAACACAGGAACTCAACACCCTTGACATTGCGGTTCTCAATGCCGCCGTCGCAAAGAATCACTTTTCTCGCACAGACGACGGGTGGGAAGAAAGTATCCAGGTGAATCACCTTTCCAATATGCTGCTAGCACTCCTCCTACTCCCGAAAATGAAACAGTCCGCCACAAAAGACTGGAAACCGCGCTTGACAATCGTCAGTTCCCGCGGACATCAGTACGTTTCTGAGGGAGAGGCTTGGCAGACCGCGCCAAAAATTCTGGAGACATTAAACGGGGAGACACATTTCGGCAGACTGGGCCATCGGTATGGTCTGTCAAAACTACTGATTACGTATGGGGCGAGAGAAATCGCCAAGACAGCGACTTTGAAGGACGGATCGTGCGATGTTATTGTTAATTATTGCTGTCCGGGGGCGTGTAAGTCGGACCTGCAGCGGGATATTGATGGTTTCTGGCAAAAGGCTGCGCTGGGGGCTGTGCATATGACGATTTGTAAGACGACGGAGGAAGGGGCCAGGACGTTGGTGTATGCGAGTTGTTTGGGGGAGGAGAGTCACGGGAGGTGGATTCATAATGATCGTCTTAAGGA GCCTGGAGAACTGGTTACGAATGAGACGGGGAAGAGGTTGCAGGCACAGATATGGAGGGAGACGTTGGAGGTCCTGGCACCGTATCGCTAA